DNA from Panthera leo isolate Ple1 chromosome D2, P.leo_Ple1_pat1.1, whole genome shotgun sequence:
GCTCTTCCTGGGCAGAGAATGGGTGGCCGCCCTCAATCCTATGAGTGAGCAAGAGGGAAAACTCAGCTTCTGGGCTAGATGTGGCAAGTAGCCAGGTTGGAGAGGGGCTCAGGGCTGCTtttctggagagaaggcaggagctGAGTATGTGACATCCTCAGACGCTCCCTCCCCTGGGGTACCTCATGGGCTCCTGCCAAGATCTGAGGTCAGGGAGCTGTGCCCACAGGCTGCGAGTTCTATGCCTTCTGTGGGGCTCTCTTTGGCATCACCTCCATGATCACCCTGATGGCCATTGCTCTGGACCGCTACCTGGTGATCACGCACCCACTGGCCACCATCGGGGTGGTGTCCAAGAGGCGGGCGGCGCTTGTCCTGCTGGGCGTCTGGCTCTATGCCCTAGCCTGGAGTCTGCCACCCTTCTTTGGCTGGAGTAAGTGGACTGGGGGAAtcgggagaggggaagataagctGGGAAGGGCATGTTCAAGGGGCAGGTTGGTAGACTCGGGGTGGCCAGCTGGCAGGTGGGGCCAAGGGAGTGCTTGAGGCTCAAGGCAGATGGATATTCAGGGCACACAACTAGCAGCAGGGAAAACTGATGTGCCATCAGCAATCAGAGCGTGACCTGGGTCCCTCTCTCCCAGTACAGGGGAAGACCACATGGCTCTTGGGTGGTGGGAAGTGACAGGTGTATCCAACGCTGAGTTGCAGAGTCAGACACGCAGGCCTTGGGGTGTGGGGCTTGAGCGGGTAGGAGAGTTAGCAGGAAGGCACCCACCTTTCTGTGGCAGGATCGAGCACCTGGCCAAATCTGGTGGAGTGAGACCCTGGGGCTATGGTGAGGTCTCTGTTCCAAAGCAAAAATGGGCAGCAGTGGGCTTTGCCTGCTAGAACTGGCTTGGAAAGCTCTCCTCCAGGTGCCCTGCTTTCCGCACTGAACTGGGAAGGGCAGGGCTTGGGACCAGTGTTCAGGGATCCCAGACCCCACCTCCAGAGCCCCTGCTGGAGGAGGAGCCTGAATCACACTACCCTGAAGGCTgagcacctgccccccaccccggatTCCAGGCGCCTACGTACCAGAGGGGCTGCTGACCTCCTGCTCCTGGGACTACATGAGCTTCACGCCATCAGTTCGAGCCTACACCATGCTGCTCTTCTGCTTTGTGTTCTTCTTGCCCCTGCTGGTCATCATCTACTGCTACATCTTCATCTTCAGGGCCATCCGGGAGACAGGCCAGTAAGAGCTGGGTGCGAGGAGGGGCTGGATGGGAGGGTAGCCATACCCCTTTCCAGGGTGCCCCTACCCTGCCCCCAGGCTCACATGTGCACCCACCCAGGACATTCCCAGCTCCAGGTGGGCAAAGACAAGCTGAGCACATGTGCGTAGTAGATGGGATGTCTAGAGATGAGAGCAACCTGGGTGCTTAGAGGAGTCTCAGAAGATGGGGACTTCTGAGGAGGGGACCGTTAGGCTTGGTCAGGAGGTCTGTGGGGGTAGAGAAGACATCACAGGGGGAACCACAGGGAGGCAGCTTAGGCTGGATGTGGTGGAGAACTTTTTGGGAGTCAGGGCTTCCTGCATTGGAGGGAATGTCCAGGCAGCCTCCCCCACAGTGGCCATGATCATGGCACTCACTGCATCCAGAGTGGGGTCAGACTCAGACTTTGCACCTGTCCTAGGGCTCTCCAGACCTTCAGGGCCTGCGAGGGCGGTGGTAGGTCCCCCCGGCAACGGCAGCGGCTGCAGAGAGAGTGGAAAATGGCCAAGATCGAGCTGCTGGTCATCCTTCTCTTCGTGCTCTCCTGGGCCCCCTACTCCATTGTGGCCCTGATGGCCTTTGCTGGGTGAGCAGTGCccaaggggctggggcagggggagggaggagggtaaGGGGACCCTCCTCAGTCTAAGCCCAAGCCAGCCATCCCCACAACCGAAGTCAGTCCTCAGAACTTTGTTCATTCTCCCCGGGCTGTAAGGTTCCCTGCAGGAGATGGGCCCACCCGCTCCTGGAGGCACTGGCACACATACCAGGTTAGGGGTGCGGGGAGCTCTGGACCACAGTGGATTTGACCTGAGGGCCTACAAGGGCTACTAGGTCCTGCCAGATCCCACGGGAACACTTGACTCTCCCTGAGTTTCTGGCTCCCTCTTCACCTGTGGACACACAGCCAGGAGAGCCGCTCACCCCCTGCCTGCTTGTCGTTTGTGGCTAGAGTCTGGGGACCTTGATGTCCACAGCAGCATGGACATAGGCCAGAATGCAGAAGCACTTTGTGACAGTGATACTTATTAATCCTGGGACGTGTTTGGGTACGAGACCTCCTTGTGCAGGAATGGCCTGGTCCTCCCTAAAGCTCTCTGGTGAAATCACTCTAAGGCAGCCAGGGAAGCAGTGGGTCTCAgggttgggtggggtgggggaggagatggGCGGAGGGCCAGAgtcactgggggtggggaggacttaTTGCCAGCAGCACAGGCTCCAAGCTATAGTGGACCTGGCGGAACCTCCCAACCTGGCACATCTTCCTCTCAGCCGCCCACCCTCAACTGCTCCCCTGGTTCCCGCTCACCTCCAGTCAGAACGCTCCCTGCATGGCAGTCCCTCCTGGGGGGCTGATGTGGCTGTGTTGGTTTGGGCCAGGTTGGGCTGTGCCCTGCAGGGCCTGGCCTAGAGGAAGAAGGTTCCTGAGTGGGAAGGTGGGCTGTGGAGGCTCTAGGAGGGCCAGCTGGCAGGGGGACCACTGCTTCTCTGTCCTAGGTACGCGCATGTGCTGACACCCTACATGAACTCGGTGCCAGCTGTCATCGCCAAGGCCTCTGCCATCCACAACCCCATCATTTATGCCATCACCCACCCCAAGTACAGGTGCGGCCCTCCTCCGGGACCCAGCCCCAGGTCTCCAGACCCACCCTCATGGTCACAGAGGGCCTGAAGCAGTGAATGGGGGCAGAGGCCAGCCATCTTTCCTATCTCTCGTATATGTGGGGACCTCTAGCAGCTGGGAGCATCCAGTGACAATAGGTGGGGTCTGGAGCTGCTGTCCACCCCCCTACCCACTGCCCCAGtttcccaggtggctcagcttGGAGGGACATCAGAGCTCCCTGGGCAGTGTCCAATCCTGACTATGGAATTTTTGGAGCCAGGGCCCAAAGGCAgcaaaatggccaataagcagtGATACCCGCTAGAAAGAGAAGCCCCCAGAGAGCAATGTCCTAGAGAGACCACAGTCGGGAGAGTTCAAGGGCCCTAGCAGAGGCCTGGGACTGGTTCTGGCCCAGAGCCTTCTCTGCTGATAGAATCCCGGCATAACTGGCCTCTTGCATGAGGAAGCCTTCAGTGCTTTCTTTTGCCTGGTGATGTCAGTAACTCCCCACCCTGCTGAGGCCAGCTGCAGGCTCAGAGGAGCGTCCCTGGTCCCCATTGGAAGAGATGTGCCTTGGGCCAGCCACgtgagagctgaaaccaagcaCCTTGCTGAACCTACTACCCAAAGCCTCTCCCTCCATGCCCATGGCCTCAGTGTCTGTCCATCCCCAACACTATGAGCCTGTCAGTCTCTTTCACCCCAACATCTGTCTGTCCTTCCTCATCACCTCCTCTGACTGCCAGTGTCTTTTTGTCCATCGCCATCACCCTATCAATTGTCTATCCTCATAACTACAATGTTTGAAACTCCCCCATTTCCCCAGTGGCTTTCTCTCCACTCCCATTAGCCCTGTATCAGTCTGTTGGTCCACCCCCATCTCCTAACCAGATGTGTTGTTCTTGCAGAATGGCCATTGCCCAGTACCTGCCCTGCCTGGGGGTGCTGCTGGGCGTGTCGGGCCAGCGCACTGGCCCCTATGCCAGCTACCGCTCTACCCACCGCTCCACACTGAGCAGCCAGGCTTCGGACCTCAGCTGGATCTCCGGACGGAGACGCCAGGCATCCCTAGGCTCTGAGAGTGAGGTGGTAAGAATGCTGGGCCCTTGCTGGCTAGCACCTTGCCCTCCTTTCCTCAACCAGGCCAGCCTCAGGCCTCTGGGCAAGGCTGCCTCTGAGACTCGGGGACCCTCAGGGACCCTGAGGACCCTGGGATGCGGTCAGGAAGAGCCCCTCACAACTGTTCCATGGCTTTCCCTTGCACCATCCACCCCTGACAGGCAGGGACCCTGGTGAGGCAATGCAttggcccaaggtcacccaggagCAGGGCCAGGACTGAACATGCATCTTCCAACTCTAGGCGATCTCTCTTCCATGCTGGCATTATTCTAGGAGCTTAGAGCCACAGCTTGAAAAGACAGGCATTTGTGGCCCTAGAGGGGCCTCCCAAGAGACAGGCAGGAGCTAGCTGTCCCCAGGAGAGCCTTCTGTGCTGTGGGCTCCTGTCTCCCAGCCACACCTGGGCTTCTCCATCACTGTAACTACAGGGCCCACCATGGGCCTCACCAAGAATCGCCACTGACCTTTTGCCACTGCTTCCATCCCTGGAGGTCTCTGTtaaggggctgagggaggagctGCCAGCAGTCCCTGCCTTGAACCACTGTAGTGCACGACATCAAAGAGTGAAGACAGACCCATCCCACATGCTTAGGAAgacacacaagtgcacacacacacacacacaca
Protein-coding regions in this window:
- the OPN4 gene encoding melanopsin, which produces MNPPSGPRTQEPSCVATPASPSRWDGYQSSTSSLDQPLPISPTATRAQAAAWIPFPTVDVPDHAHYTLGTVILLVGLTGILGNLMVIYTFCRSRGLRTPANMFIINLAVSDFFMSFTQAPVFFASSLHKRWLFGEAGCEFYAFCGALFGITSMITLMAIALDRYLVITHPLATIGVVSKRRAALVLLGVWLYALAWSLPPFFGWSAYVPEGLLTSCSWDYMSFTPSVRAYTMLLFCFVFFLPLLVIIYCYIFIFRAIRETGQALQTFRACEGGGRSPRQRQRLQREWKMAKIELLVILLFVLSWAPYSIVALMAFAGYAHVLTPYMNSVPAVIAKASAIHNPIIYAITHPKYRMAIAQYLPCLGVLLGVSGQRTGPYASYRSTHRSTLSSQASDLSWISGRRRQASLGSESEVGWMDTEAAAVWGAAQQVSGRFPCSQGLEDMEAKAPVRPQGREAETPGRTKGLLPSQDPRM